A region from the Caloenas nicobarica isolate bCalNic1 chromosome 11, bCalNic1.hap1, whole genome shotgun sequence genome encodes:
- the NR2C2 gene encoding nuclear receptor subfamily 2 group C member 2 isoform X2, giving the protein MTSPSQRIQIISTDSSVASPQRIQIVTDQQTGQKIQIVTAVDSAVSPKQQFILASPDGTGAGKVILAAPETPNAKQLIFTTADNIVPGRIQIVTDSASVERLLGKADVQRPQVVEYCVVCGDKASGRHYGAVSCEGCKGFFKRSVRKNLTYSCRSNQDCIINKHHRNRCQFCRLKKCLEMGMKMESVQSERKPFDVQREKPTNCAASTEKIYIRKDLRSPLIATPTFVADKDGARSAGLLDPGMLVNIQQPLIRDDGTVLLAADSKAETSQGALGTLANVVTSLANLSESLNNGDTSEVQQEEQSASEITRAFDTLAKALNTTDGPAAHNLADGMDPTGGGNIQVISRDQSTPIIEVEGPLLTDTHVTFKLTMPSPMPEYLNVHYICESASRLLFLSMHWARSIPAFQALGQDCNTSLVRACWNELFTLGLAQCAQVMSLSTILAAIVNHLQNSIQEDKLSGDRIKQVMEHIWKLQEFCNSMAKLDIDGYEYAYLKAIVLFSPDHPGLTSSTQIEKFQEKAQMELQDYVQKTYPEDTYRLARILVRLPALRLMSSSITEELFFTGLIGNVPIDSIIPYILKMETAEYNGQITGTSA; this is encoded by the exons ATGACCAGCCCTTCCCAACGTATCCAAATAATTTCCACAGACTCCTCTGTAGCTTCACCACAACGCATTCAG ATTGTGACAGATCAACAAACAGGTCAAAAAATCCAAATAGTGACAGCAGTGGACTCAGCTGTGTCTCCAAAGCAACAGTTTATTTTAGCCAGTCCAGATGGAACTGGTGCAGGAAAGGTGATCCTGGCAGCACCTGAGACACCCAATGCCAAACAGCTCATCTTCACCACCGCCGACAACATCGTGCCAGGCAGAATTCAG ATAGTGACAGACTCTGCTTCAGTGGAACGTTTGCTGGGAAAAGCTGATGTTCAGCGGCCCCAGGTAGTAGAATACTGTGTAGTCTGTGGTGATAAAGCATCAG GTCGTCACTATGGTGCTGTCAGTTGTGAGGGATGCAAAGGCTTCTTTAAAAGGAGTGTGAGGAAGAATTTGACCTACAGTTGTCGTAGCAACCAGGACTGTATCATCAATAAACACCATCGGAATCGCTGCCAGTTCTGTAGGCTGAAGAAATGTCTAGAGATGGGCATGAAAATGGAAT CGGTTCAAAGTGAAAGAAAGCCCTTTGATGTGCAGCGtgaaaaaccaaccaactgtGCAGCTTCCACGGAAAAAATCTATATCAGAAAAGATCTACGAAGCCCTCTAATAGCAACTCCAACATTCGTGGCAGATAAAGATGGGGCGCG GTCAGCAGGTCTTCTTGATCCGGGAATGCTTGTGAATATTCAGCAGCCTTTGATCAGGGATGATGGCACAGTCCTCCTAGCTGCTGACTCCAAG GCTGAAACAAGCCAGGGTGCTTTAGGAACACTAGCAAATGTTGTAACATCTCTTGCTAATCTAAGTGAGTCACTAAATAACGGAGATACttctgaagttcaacaagaagAGCAATCTGCAAGTGAGATTACACG ggcTTTTGATACTTTGGCTAAAGCACTTAACACCACAGATGGTCCAGCAGCTCATAACTTGGCAGATGGGATGGACCCTACAGGAGGAGGGAATATTCAGGTAATCAGTAGAGATCAGTCAACACCAATTATTGAAGTGGAAGGACCCCTTCTTACAGATACACATGTCACATTTAAG CTGACGATGCCCAGCCCGATGCCCGAGTACCTGAATGTGCACTACATCTGCGAGTCAGCGTCGCGCCTGCTCTTCCTCTCCATGCACTGGGCTCGGTCCATACCTGCATTTCAAGCTCTTGG GCAGGACTGTAACACCAGCCTGGTGCGCGCCTGCTGGAACGAGCTGTTCACGCTGGGCCTGGCGCAGTGCGCGCAGGTGATGAGCCTGTCCACCATCCTGGCCGCCATCGTCAACCACCTCCAGAACTCCATCCAGGAAG ATAAACTTTCTGGAGACAGAATAAAGCAAGTCATGGAACACATCTGGAAACTTCAGGAGTTCTGCAACAGCATGGCCAAGCTTGATATTGATGGATACGAATATGCGTACCTGAAAGCTATAGTCCTCTTTAGCCCTG atCACCCTGGTCTGACCAGTTCAACCCAGATAGAAAAATTCCAGGAGAAGGCACAGATGGAATTGCAGGACTATGTACAAAAAACGTATCCAGAAGATACTTATAG GCTGGCCCGGATCCTGGTTCGCCTGCCCGCGCTGCGGCTGATGAGCTCCAGCATCACCGAGGAACTGTTCTTTACTGGGCTCATTGGAAACGTCCCCATTGACAGCATCATCCCCTACATTCTCAAAATGGAAACAGCAGAGTACAATGGCCAAATCACTGGCACCTCTGCGTAG
- the NR2C2 gene encoding nuclear receptor subfamily 2 group C member 2 isoform X1, whose amino-acid sequence MRLENEEQVQSVQTSLSESPVMTSPSQRIQIISTDSSVASPQRIQIVTDQQTGQKIQIVTAVDSAVSPKQQFILASPDGTGAGKVILAAPETPNAKQLIFTTADNIVPGRIQIVTDSASVERLLGKADVQRPQVVEYCVVCGDKASGRHYGAVSCEGCKGFFKRSVRKNLTYSCRSNQDCIINKHHRNRCQFCRLKKCLEMGMKMESVQSERKPFDVQREKPTNCAASTEKIYIRKDLRSPLIATPTFVADKDGARSAGLLDPGMLVNIQQPLIRDDGTVLLAADSKAETSQGALGTLANVVTSLANLSESLNNGDTSEVQQEEQSASEITRAFDTLAKALNTTDGPAAHNLADGMDPTGGGNIQVISRDQSTPIIEVEGPLLTDTHVTFKLTMPSPMPEYLNVHYICESASRLLFLSMHWARSIPAFQALGQDCNTSLVRACWNELFTLGLAQCAQVMSLSTILAAIVNHLQNSIQEDKLSGDRIKQVMEHIWKLQEFCNSMAKLDIDGYEYAYLKAIVLFSPDHPGLTSSTQIEKFQEKAQMELQDYVQKTYPEDTYRLARILVRLPALRLMSSSITEELFFTGLIGNVPIDSIIPYILKMETAEYNGQITGTSA is encoded by the exons ATGAGATTGGAGAATGAAGAGCAG GTGCAGAGTGTTCAGACTTCACTATCTGAATCTCCAGTGATGACCAGCCCTTCCCAACGTATCCAAATAATTTCCACAGACTCCTCTGTAGCTTCACCACAACGCATTCAG ATTGTGACAGATCAACAAACAGGTCAAAAAATCCAAATAGTGACAGCAGTGGACTCAGCTGTGTCTCCAAAGCAACAGTTTATTTTAGCCAGTCCAGATGGAACTGGTGCAGGAAAGGTGATCCTGGCAGCACCTGAGACACCCAATGCCAAACAGCTCATCTTCACCACCGCCGACAACATCGTGCCAGGCAGAATTCAG ATAGTGACAGACTCTGCTTCAGTGGAACGTTTGCTGGGAAAAGCTGATGTTCAGCGGCCCCAGGTAGTAGAATACTGTGTAGTCTGTGGTGATAAAGCATCAG GTCGTCACTATGGTGCTGTCAGTTGTGAGGGATGCAAAGGCTTCTTTAAAAGGAGTGTGAGGAAGAATTTGACCTACAGTTGTCGTAGCAACCAGGACTGTATCATCAATAAACACCATCGGAATCGCTGCCAGTTCTGTAGGCTGAAGAAATGTCTAGAGATGGGCATGAAAATGGAAT CGGTTCAAAGTGAAAGAAAGCCCTTTGATGTGCAGCGtgaaaaaccaaccaactgtGCAGCTTCCACGGAAAAAATCTATATCAGAAAAGATCTACGAAGCCCTCTAATAGCAACTCCAACATTCGTGGCAGATAAAGATGGGGCGCG GTCAGCAGGTCTTCTTGATCCGGGAATGCTTGTGAATATTCAGCAGCCTTTGATCAGGGATGATGGCACAGTCCTCCTAGCTGCTGACTCCAAG GCTGAAACAAGCCAGGGTGCTTTAGGAACACTAGCAAATGTTGTAACATCTCTTGCTAATCTAAGTGAGTCACTAAATAACGGAGATACttctgaagttcaacaagaagAGCAATCTGCAAGTGAGATTACACG ggcTTTTGATACTTTGGCTAAAGCACTTAACACCACAGATGGTCCAGCAGCTCATAACTTGGCAGATGGGATGGACCCTACAGGAGGAGGGAATATTCAGGTAATCAGTAGAGATCAGTCAACACCAATTATTGAAGTGGAAGGACCCCTTCTTACAGATACACATGTCACATTTAAG CTGACGATGCCCAGCCCGATGCCCGAGTACCTGAATGTGCACTACATCTGCGAGTCAGCGTCGCGCCTGCTCTTCCTCTCCATGCACTGGGCTCGGTCCATACCTGCATTTCAAGCTCTTGG GCAGGACTGTAACACCAGCCTGGTGCGCGCCTGCTGGAACGAGCTGTTCACGCTGGGCCTGGCGCAGTGCGCGCAGGTGATGAGCCTGTCCACCATCCTGGCCGCCATCGTCAACCACCTCCAGAACTCCATCCAGGAAG ATAAACTTTCTGGAGACAGAATAAAGCAAGTCATGGAACACATCTGGAAACTTCAGGAGTTCTGCAACAGCATGGCCAAGCTTGATATTGATGGATACGAATATGCGTACCTGAAAGCTATAGTCCTCTTTAGCCCTG atCACCCTGGTCTGACCAGTTCAACCCAGATAGAAAAATTCCAGGAGAAGGCACAGATGGAATTGCAGGACTATGTACAAAAAACGTATCCAGAAGATACTTATAG GCTGGCCCGGATCCTGGTTCGCCTGCCCGCGCTGCGGCTGATGAGCTCCAGCATCACCGAGGAACTGTTCTTTACTGGGCTCATTGGAAACGTCCCCATTGACAGCATCATCCCCTACATTCTCAAAATGGAAACAGCAGAGTACAATGGCCAAATCACTGGCACCTCTGCGTAG
- the NR2C2 gene encoding nuclear receptor subfamily 2 group C member 2 isoform X3: protein MRLENEEQVQSVQTSLSESPVMTSPSQRIQIISTDSSVASPQRIQIVTDQQTGQKIQIVTAVDSAVSPKQQFILASPDGTGAGKVILAAPETPNAKQLIFTTADNIVPGRIQIVTDSASVERLLGKADVQRPQVVEYCVVCGDKASGRHYGAVSCEGCKGFFKRSVRKNLTYSCRSNQDCIINKHHRNRCQFCRLKKCLEMGMKMESVQSERKPFDVQREKPTNCAASTEKIYIRKDLRSPLIATPTFVADKDGARSAGLLDPGMLVNIQQPLIRDDGTVLLAADSKAETSQGALGTLANVVTSLANLSESLNNGDTSEVQQEEQSASEITRAFDTLAKALNTTDGPAAHNLADGMDPTGGGNIQVISRDQSTPIIEVEGPLLTDTHVTFKLTMPSPMPEYLNVHYICESASRLLFLSMHWARSIPAFQALGQDCNTSLVRACWNELFTLGLAQCAQVMSLSTILAAIVNHLQNSIQEDKLSGDRIKQVMEHIWKLQEFCNSMAKLDIDGYEYAYLKAIVLFSPGWPGSWFACPRCG, encoded by the exons ATGAGATTGGAGAATGAAGAGCAG GTGCAGAGTGTTCAGACTTCACTATCTGAATCTCCAGTGATGACCAGCCCTTCCCAACGTATCCAAATAATTTCCACAGACTCCTCTGTAGCTTCACCACAACGCATTCAG ATTGTGACAGATCAACAAACAGGTCAAAAAATCCAAATAGTGACAGCAGTGGACTCAGCTGTGTCTCCAAAGCAACAGTTTATTTTAGCCAGTCCAGATGGAACTGGTGCAGGAAAGGTGATCCTGGCAGCACCTGAGACACCCAATGCCAAACAGCTCATCTTCACCACCGCCGACAACATCGTGCCAGGCAGAATTCAG ATAGTGACAGACTCTGCTTCAGTGGAACGTTTGCTGGGAAAAGCTGATGTTCAGCGGCCCCAGGTAGTAGAATACTGTGTAGTCTGTGGTGATAAAGCATCAG GTCGTCACTATGGTGCTGTCAGTTGTGAGGGATGCAAAGGCTTCTTTAAAAGGAGTGTGAGGAAGAATTTGACCTACAGTTGTCGTAGCAACCAGGACTGTATCATCAATAAACACCATCGGAATCGCTGCCAGTTCTGTAGGCTGAAGAAATGTCTAGAGATGGGCATGAAAATGGAAT CGGTTCAAAGTGAAAGAAAGCCCTTTGATGTGCAGCGtgaaaaaccaaccaactgtGCAGCTTCCACGGAAAAAATCTATATCAGAAAAGATCTACGAAGCCCTCTAATAGCAACTCCAACATTCGTGGCAGATAAAGATGGGGCGCG GTCAGCAGGTCTTCTTGATCCGGGAATGCTTGTGAATATTCAGCAGCCTTTGATCAGGGATGATGGCACAGTCCTCCTAGCTGCTGACTCCAAG GCTGAAACAAGCCAGGGTGCTTTAGGAACACTAGCAAATGTTGTAACATCTCTTGCTAATCTAAGTGAGTCACTAAATAACGGAGATACttctgaagttcaacaagaagAGCAATCTGCAAGTGAGATTACACG ggcTTTTGATACTTTGGCTAAAGCACTTAACACCACAGATGGTCCAGCAGCTCATAACTTGGCAGATGGGATGGACCCTACAGGAGGAGGGAATATTCAGGTAATCAGTAGAGATCAGTCAACACCAATTATTGAAGTGGAAGGACCCCTTCTTACAGATACACATGTCACATTTAAG CTGACGATGCCCAGCCCGATGCCCGAGTACCTGAATGTGCACTACATCTGCGAGTCAGCGTCGCGCCTGCTCTTCCTCTCCATGCACTGGGCTCGGTCCATACCTGCATTTCAAGCTCTTGG GCAGGACTGTAACACCAGCCTGGTGCGCGCCTGCTGGAACGAGCTGTTCACGCTGGGCCTGGCGCAGTGCGCGCAGGTGATGAGCCTGTCCACCATCCTGGCCGCCATCGTCAACCACCTCCAGAACTCCATCCAGGAAG ATAAACTTTCTGGAGACAGAATAAAGCAAGTCATGGAACACATCTGGAAACTTCAGGAGTTCTGCAACAGCATGGCCAAGCTTGATATTGATGGATACGAATATGCGTACCTGAAAGCTATAGTCCTCTTTAGCCCTG GCTGGCCCGGATCCTGGTTCGCCTGCCCGCGCTGCGGCTGA